One stretch of Cheilinus undulatus linkage group 5, ASM1832078v1, whole genome shotgun sequence DNA includes these proteins:
- the paxx gene encoding protein PAXX, whose product MDVNQTFYCSVFDKKSQTKFICYTKRRNGTCRICLTDAADVWTSELTSDTLDHFRQRFALKSADDFIQKLSSACSRGDVSVVVGDLTADVHVGSGPADLRVTLNRLEAPQAQEELKELLFKMADSLTQSDGVSPSVSPVKNPLRRPTEFEPRQQNVAPSVMLKKRLPGTSLINPGTKKKLRATGVAFDDADED is encoded by the exons ATGGACGTGAACCAAACTTTTTACTGCTCTGTGTTCGATAAAAAGAGTCAGACTAAATTCATCTGTTACACCAAGAGAAGAAACGGAACATGTCGTATTTG tttgactgatgctgctgatgtttgGACCTCAGAATTGACTTCAGACACATTGGATCATTTT AGACAGAGATTTGCCTTAAAATCTGCAGATGATTTCATCCAAAAACTGAG CTCAGCCTGTAGTCGTGGGGACGTGTCAGTTGTGGTCGGTGACTTGACTGCAGACGTCCATGTTGGTTCTGGTCCAGCTGACCTCAGAGTGACTTTGAACAGGCTGGAGGCTCCTCAGGCACAAGAGGAGCTGAAGGAGCTGCTATTCAAGATGGCTGACAGCCTCACACAGAGTGACG GTGTGTCTCCGTCAGTCAGCCCGGTGAAAAATCCTCTGAGGAGACCCACAG AGTTTGAGCCACGGCAGCAGAACGTAGCACCATCAGTGATGCTGAAGAAACGCCTTCCAGGAACTTCACTCATCAACCCAGGAACTAAAAA AAAGCTGCGAGCGACCGGCGTGGCTTTTGATGATGCTGATGAGGACTGA
- the LOC121510002 gene encoding leukocyte surface antigen CD53-like: MNRSCVNFLKTMVINLNFLCWLCGAFVVAFGEFQMIHSRYASLITTFWPIYPANTLVVTGTIVMCVCYIGVLGGMRENRCMLISFFLLLVILMLVELAMALVFLVYSREIDSYFEKDLMQSLEIYRQSSPEGNKTIKDDFDAVQHLFRCCGVHGEADWKGNVPVSCCTKDPCSVRFQTNWKEGCVDKLKNWFAHNYLSTGAGVITMFIIQVICLSITIPLFCHFKRRGLGYQ, from the exons ATGAATCGCTCTTGTGTAAACTTCTTGAAAACGATGGTGATCAATCTCAACTTTCTGTGCTGG CTTTGTGGTGCATTTGTGGTGGCTTTCGGGGAGTTCCAGATGATACACTCCAGGTATGCCTCCCTCATCACCACCTTCTGGCCCATCTACCCCGCCAACACTCTGGTGGTCACTGGAACCATcgtcatgtgtgtgtgttacataGGAGTGTTAGGGGGCATGAGGGAGAATCGCTGCATGCTGATCAGT TTCTTCCTTCTGTTGGTCATCCTGATGCTGGTGGAGCTGGCCATGGCTCTGGTGTTCCTGGTCTACAGCAGAGAG ATTGACTCGTACTTTGAGAAAGACCTGATGCAAAGCTTGGAGATCTACAGACAGTCCAGTCCAGAAGGCAACAAAACCATTAAAGATGACTTTGATGCTGTTCAGCACCTG TTTAGGTGCTGTGGAGTTCATGGTGAGGCGGACTGGAAAGGTAACGTCCCGGTCTCCTGTTGTACCAAGGACCCATGTAGCGTCCGCTTTCAAACCAACTGGAAAGAG GGATGTGTGGATAAACTGAAGAACTGGTTTGCCCATAACTACCTGAGCACAGGTGCGGGTGTTATTACCATGTTTATCATACAG GttatctgtctgtccatcacCATCcccctgttttgccactttaagagGCGTGGGCTTGGATACCAGTGA